The proteins below come from a single Panicum hallii strain FIL2 chromosome 7, PHallii_v3.1, whole genome shotgun sequence genomic window:
- the LOC112900544 gene encoding replication protein A 70 kDa DNA-binding subunit B-like, with the protein MISFTRWTTVDEVVEIPPAFLEFTYSLTPIEKLPSVLDNKEYFTDVLGAVTKISDALPLRPRSQQVDTMKRTVTVCDESGASLDVTLWGERATSFPAEQLHKDGQHSPQIVIFVGTLVRGYAGTISLSGGSSCKWYINPDVPEAKNLIASMKSVHQPVALAPQVKYSEPRTSIAEHKKVSDIKYLHPFKNKKVEWLVTVKIMKIDKSWWYESCKKCFRTTRPHGNTYKCSNPTCSTIGAPTPRYKLVIIAGDETGDTEFVMFGRIAQHNTISSGNVSFQVNTIVAEIDDSNPVPLTPVGSQSSSAMLSHHAGSSVECTPEKGSDFTLPSPSARSQATHASSTTPSKTVMPDTELPTTPRSSTKSDKNKAVQDKDNRLPSEGPVTQSLIVPTYSTPEAQQSTTKKRNRASLERKTARKIVLDDGGKNDSGDDSAAPPTGPRYYKLSSMIGQRIFSIGMESATAETEAKAVVSFMVG; encoded by the exons ATGATCAGCTTCACAAGATGGACTACAGTGGATGAGGTTGTTGAGATTCCACCAGCTTTCCTAGAATTCACCTACTCCCTTACTCCCATAGAGAAGCTCCCATCAGTTTTGGATAACAAAGAGTACTTTACAG ATGTACTTGGCGCAGTCACAAAGATCTCGGATGCTTTGCCATTACGGCCAAGATCCCAGCAAGTTGATACCATGAAAAGAACTGTGACAGTATGTGATGAAAG TGGTGCTTCTCTGGACGTCACGCTTTGGGGTGAGCGAGCCACTTCATTCCCAGCTGAACAACTTCATAAGGATGGACAGCATTCACCACAAATTGTAATATTTGTTGGCACTCTTGTGAGGGGCTATGCTG GAACCATCTCATTGTCTGGCGGCTCATCATGCAAGTGGTATATAAATCCTGATGTCCCTGAAGCAAAAAACCTTATTGCCAG CATGAAAAGCGTGCACCAACCAGTTGCACTCGCTCCACAGGTAAAATACAGTGAGCCCAGAACTTCTATTGCAGAACACAAGAAAGTATCTGATATCAAGTATCTTCACCCCTTCAAGAACAAG AAAGTAGAGTGGTTGGTTACAGTAAAGATAATGAAGATTGATAAGTCATGGTGGTATGAGTCGTGCAAGAAATGTTTCAGAACAACTAGGCCTCATGGCAACACCTACAAATGCTCTAATCCAACATGTAGCACCATTGGTGCGCCTACCCCAAG GTACAAACTGGTCATCATTGCTGGGGACGAGACTGGTGACACTGAGTTTGTCATGTTTGGACGCATAGCGCAAC ATAATACAATTTCTTCTGGCAATGTCTCTTTCCAGGTCAATACCATTGTTGCGGAGATTGACGATAGTAATCCTGTTCCACTAACGCCGGTTGGGTCACAGTCATCGTCAGCTATGCTCTCACACCATGCAGGCAGCAGTGTAGAGTGCACACCAGAAAAGGGCTCTGACTTCACTTTACCTTCACCATCAGCCAGATCACAGGCTACTCATGCATCAAGCACCACACCTTCTAAGACCGTGATGCCTGACACTGAGCTACCAACTACACCACGGAGCAGCACAAAATCTGATAAGAATAAG GCAGTGCAGGACAAGGACAACCGCCTTCCAAGTGAGGGCCCTGTTACGCAGTCACTGATTGTACCAACTTATTCAACGCCTGAAGCGCAGCAAAGCACAACTAAGAAAAG AAACCGTGCATCACTCGAGAGAAAAACTGCAAGGAAGATTGTTTTGGATGATGGTGGCAAGAATGACAGTGGGGATGATTCTGCTGCTCCCCCTACTGGGCCTAG